In Labrus bergylta chromosome 6, fLabBer1.1, whole genome shotgun sequence, the following proteins share a genomic window:
- the ncbp2 gene encoding nuclear cap-binding protein subunit 2 encodes MAVKLNALTSDSYIDVSQYRDQHFKGNRYDQEKLLKQSNTLYVGNLSFYTTEEQVHELFSKSGDVKRIIIGLDKVKKTACGFCFVEYYTRIGAENAMRFINGTRLDDRIIRTDWDAGFKEGRQYGRGKSGGQVRDEYRQDYDPARGGYGKLASQHRPTEARNSF; translated from the exons ATGGCTGTGAAATTAAACGCTTTGACCAGCGATTCTTACATCGATGTTAGTCAATACAGAGACCAACACTTTAAG GGTAATCGCTATGACCAGGAGAAGCTGCTGAAGCAGAGTAACACTTTATATGTCGGGAATCTCTCCTTCTACACCACTGAGGAGCAG GTGCACGAGCTGTTTTCCAAAAGTGGAGACGTGAAGCGCATCATCATTGGTCTGGACAAAGTCAAGAAGACGGCCTGTGGATTCTGCTTTGTAGA ATACTACACACGCATCGGTGCAGAGAATGCCATGCGCTTTATTAACGGCACACGGCTGGATGACCGCATCATCAGGACTGACTGGGACGCCGGCTTCAAAGAGGGGCGGCAGTACGGCCGCGGCAAGTCTGGAGGACAG GTGAGAGACGAGTACAGGCAGGACTACGACCCGGCCAGAGGCGGCTACGGGAAGCTGGCTAGCCAGCATCGACCCACAGAGGCGCGCAATAGTTTTTAA
- the fkbp2 gene encoding peptidyl-prolyl cis-trans isomerase FKBP2, producing the protein MRVLVILVVTVLSLSSVTGSGAEKKKLQIGIKKRVDNCPIKSRKGDVLNMHYTGKLEDGAEFDSSVSRDRPFTFTLGTGQVIKGWDQGLLGMCEGEKRKLVIPAELGYGDRGAPPKIPGGATLIFEVELLSIERRSEL; encoded by the coding sequence ATGCGGGTTCTAGTGATCCTCGTTGTGACGGTGCTCTCTCTGAGCTCGGTGACCGGGAGCGGAGCcgagaagaagaagctgcagatCGGCATCAAGAAGCGAGTGGACAACTGTCCCATCAAGTCCCGCAAAGGAGACGTGCTGAACATGCACTACACGGGCAAGCTGGAGGACGGCGCCGAGTTCGACAGCAGCGTCTCCCGGGACAGGCCCTTCACCTTCACGCTGGGCACCGGCCAGGTGATCAAAGGCTGGGACCAGGGCCTGCTGGGCATGTGCGAGGGCGAGAAGAGGAAGCTGGTCATCCCCGCCGAGCTGGGCTACGGAGACCGGGGAGCTCCGCCGAAAATCCCCGGAGGAGCGACGCTCATCTTCGAGGTGGAGCTGCTCAGCATCGAGAGGAGATCCGAgctctga
- the ncbp2as2 gene encoding protein NCBP2AS2 yields MIFRFLFNLINNPQVIEKLAESRPIRRAAQITAYAITKAQIAGRDASQRALRSRTLQQVKQEASRVPGDMGDMSSRFKKVKETFVNEVKEGWKEGSGQIKK; encoded by the coding sequence ATGATTTTCCGGTTTTTATTCAACCTCATCAACAACCCCCAGGTCATAGAGAAGTTGGCGGAGTCTCGTCCGATCCGCAGGGCGGCTCAGATCACAGCGTACGCCATCACCAAGGCTCAGATAGCCGGCAGGGACGCGTCGCAGCGGGCCCTGCGCTCCAGGACTCTGCAGCAGGTGAAGCAGGAGGCCAGCAGGGTCCCAGGAGACATGGGAGACATGAGCAGCCGCTTCAAGAAGGTCAAGGAGActtttgtgaatgaagtgaaggaggGATGGAAAGAAGGCTCGGGGCAGATCAAGAAATGA